The following DNA comes from Candidatus Peregrinibacteria bacterium.
GGCAAAACATGCCTTCCTTTTGCTACACTGCTAGGGTGTATTTCCCTGGGACATGGAATTAACGCTCACGTGGGACCTTTTTATTTTAGTATTCTTCCTCATCATTGTTTCTTATAGCGTGATGATTGGAAAAGATCAAACGCTCAAGGTTATTTTAAGTTCATACATAGCCATTTTGGCGAGTGATGCCATAAGTAATATTATTAGTCGAGTGATGTTCGGCGGAGCAGTGGCAGGCGTTCTCGTTATCCCGTCGGAACAGAAAGCACTTATTCTCATAAAAATTGCCCTCTTTGTATTTCTTACCGTAGCACTCACAACGCGTGGAGCATTTGAAATTCTTGTCGCGGAAGAACGGTCACCGTTTATGCGCATGATGATGACATTTTCATATGGTATTCTTTCTGCCGGACTCATTATTTCTACTATTCTCGTATACGTTTCGGGGGCATCACTTATTGGAACAGCAGTAGCTTCTGGAAATCCTATTGAAGAAATTGCGAGCACAAGTCGTCTTGTTCAGCTTATGATACACAATTATGCCGTATGGTTTTCGCTTCCGGCACTTGCGTTTGTGGTAGCGAGTCTCTTTGGGAATGAATCGTAAATTTTGGAAAACCCATTTTATTTGCTTTCCGATTCAGAAAAATATTGGTTCAGTTTAGGAGTGTTGAACATTCTTAAGAACTGCTTCCTTGGCTTCTTTTCCTGCCACTTTATGAATCTATAATTTGATGCGAGGATTCTTCTCTTCTATTTTTTCAATAATTTGTTTGAGCCTATTTTCTTCAATTTCCCCATAGATCAACAAAATTCCAAGCTTGTATCTTGCTTCTTCAATAAAAGTATTAAGAGTCTTTGATGTCTTTTTGAATTTCATTCATTTCCCCACTCGCTGATTTCACTTCCATAACAACCAAATTCTCATTCTCAGCTGGCACATGCAATAAAAAGTCTGGTTTTTTATTGAGGGTCTAGACTAGTTTAAACCCTATATATATTCATCAAATATAAATCTTAATCGCTCAACATTCTGAAGAAGAAAGTCCACTCTCCGGAGAGTTTGAACTCGATGAGAGTTATTGTGGAGTAAAAAGAGTCCGAGGAAAAAGAGGGAGAGGAGCAGTAGGAAAAACACCGATATTTAGAATACTGAAGCGAGAAGGAAAAATATCGGTGGCTATCGTAAAGAAATGTAACAAGGAAGAGCTGCTACCGATCATACAAGAGAAAATACTCGAAGGTTCTACGATCCCATACCGATGGATGGAGAGTATATGATGGACTCATTCCTCAATGGCTATAATCATTACCGTGTTTGTCATTCCATGATATGAGTTTTGTCGAAGCAAATCTCATGTAAGTGGAATAGAATCCTTCTGGTCGGAGACCATTTAAATTCAATGGTATTGCTTCTTATAAGTTCAACCTCCACCTAAAAGAATAGTAAATTCAGATGGAACCATAAAGACCAAGGCCTTTATGATAAAATGCCAAAGATGATTAAAAATCAGCCACTTAAGTTATCTTGACCCAAGAACTCTTTCTCTGTAGATCGGGTTTTCTTCTCCTGAGATAGAATTCGAGAAGATGCTTTTTTTAGAGCCTGAATAAAAAAATCCATATATGAAGAAAGAAAAAAATATCGATTCTTCTTAAAATTCTCTGTCTGTTCAAATATCTATTTCGGTTCAATTTCAAAAATTCAAAAAAGGCGCACCGGAGTGCGCCTTTACCATAACCCCCTCAGTCAACCCTTATCAAGGGGGAGCTATTACTTCCTCTCTTCATCATCCTTTTTCTCCTCTTTCTTTTCTTCAGTCTCCTCTTTTCCCTCTGTATCAATTGGCTCTTCCGAATCTCCTTCGGCTTTTTCTTCTTTCGCAGCGGCTTCGTACATAGCGGCACCAGCTTTTTGTAAGTGTTCCATAAGTGTTTTAGAAGCGACTTCAAATTCATCTTTTCCAGAGGATTCGTTTTCGAGCACCTTTTTTGCTTCTTCCCGAGCAGATTTTACTTCGTCAATAAGTGACTGTTCTATTTTTCCTTCGACATCTTTTTCGAGTTTTTCCGCTTGAAAAATTTCCGCATCAAGATGATTTCTTGCCTCTATCTTCTCCCGTTTTTTCTTGTCTTCTTCGGCATTGAGCTCTGCTTCTTTCCGCATCTTTTCAATTTCTTCATCCGAAAGCCCAGAGCTTCCTTGAATGGTAATGTGCTGAACCTTACTTGTTGCCTTATCTTTTGCAGAAACTTTAAGGATTCCGTTGGCATCAATATCAAACGTTACTTCTACCTGTGGAACGCCACGCATTGCTGGCGGAATGCCATCGAGAATAAATCGTCCAAGAGATTTATTATCTGCCGCCATCTCGCGCTCTCCTTGTACGACATGCACTTCTACTGATGGCTGATTGTCGGTTGCGGTAGAAAAAACCTGCGACTTACTCGTGGGAATAGTGGTATTGCGTTCAATAACTTTTGTTGCCACACCACCAAGTGTTTCAATACCAAGTGAAAGTGGTGTCACATCGAGAAGAACAACGTCTTTTACATCTCCGCGAAGGACTCCTCCTTGAATAGCCGCACCAATCGCAACGACTTCATCGGGGTTAATTCCCTTGTGTGGCTCTTTTTCAAAAAAATCCTTTACCTTATTTTGAACCGCTGGCATGCGTGTCATTCCTCCTACGAGAATGACTTCGTCAATGTCTTTTGGAGAAAGTTTGGCATCTTTGAGTGCTTTTTTGCAGGGTTCGATTGTTCTACTCACCAAATCGGAAACGAGCGATTCGAGTTTTGAACGCGAAAGCTTAAGCACCAAATGCTTTGGTCCAGCATCAGTTGCGGTAATAAAGGGAAGATTGATTTCTGTTTCAAGGGCGGAAGAGAGTTCAATTTTTGCCTTTTCTGCCGCTTCTTTAATGCGCTGAAGCGCCATTTGATCACTACTAATATCTACTCCTTCTTGCTTTTTAAATTCCTCCACAAGCCAATTGATAACTGCTTGGTCAAAATCATCTCCTCCGAGATGCG
Coding sequences within:
- a CDS encoding transposase; this translates as MLIAQHSEEESPLSGEFELDESYCGVKRVRGKRGRGAVGKTPIFRILKREGKISVAIVKKCNKEELLPIIQEKILEGSTIPYRWMESI
- the dnaK gene encoding molecular chaperone DnaK, with product MSKIIGIDLGTTNSCVAVMEGGEPTVIPNAEGNRTTPSIVAGKDKERLVGITAKRQAVTNPKNTIFSAKRFIGHKFDEVQKETKNFPFEIKGGKNGDANIVFEGKEVRPEEISAIVLQKLKADAEAFLGEAVTKAVITVPAYFNDAQRQATKDAGKIAGLDVERIINEPTAAALAYGIDKKGKNEKIAVFDLGGGTFDISILELGDGVFEVISTNGDTHLGGDDFDQAVINWLVEEFKKQEGVDISSDQMALQRIKEAAEKAKIELSSALETEINLPFITATDAGPKHLVLKLSRSKLESLVSDLVSRTIEPCKKALKDAKLSPKDIDEVILVGGMTRMPAVQNKVKDFFEKEPHKGINPDEVVAIGAAIQGGVLRGDVKDVVLLDVTPLSLGIETLGGVATKVIERNTTIPTSKSQVFSTATDNQPSVEVHVVQGEREMAADNKSLGRFILDGIPPAMRGVPQVEVTFDIDANGILKVSAKDKATSKVQHITIQGSSGLSDEEIEKMRKEAELNAEEDKKKREKIEARNHLDAEIFQAEKLEKDVEGKIEQSLIDEVKSAREEAKKVLENESSGKDEFEVASKTLMEHLQKAGAAMYEAAAKEEKAEGDSEEPIDTEGKEETEEKKEEKKDDEERK